The DNA segment GATCGGGATAAGCCCATGCTCCATAAAAACTAGCGATATTTTCAGCAAGATAAATAAAAAATGCAATACATAAAAATGATAACGATAAAGGCATTTTGAGTTGAGTAGCACTAACTTTAAAATAAACATAGGTTTTTCGAAATAGTAGGAGCACTAAAACAATCAAAACCCAGCGGAAATCTATTATAAAATGATGGGTGAAAAAATTGCCATAGATAGTAACGCAAAGTGCAGTAATGAGCCATATATTAGGCCAATTAGTCATTTTGAGATCGAATCTTTTCCACGCCTGACAAATATAGCTAGCAATACTCGAATACATAAAACCACTATAAAGCGGAACACCAGCAATTTTCATTAAACCATCATCCGGATAACTCCATGACCCCATATGTACTTTATAAACTTCGAGCACAAGTCCAATAACATGAAAAACCATGATTACTTTTAGCTCGTCCCATGTTTCTAAGCCGAATTTTATAAGTAAAATCTGAGTCAGTAGGCAAATAATTAAAAGCAAGTCATATCGAGGGATAAAAGGAAGATTAATTAACTTGGTTAGAGCAAGCGAAAGGAAAATAATACCTGGGAATATACAACAAAGTGCTTGTTTCCAAGTGAAAATCCAAAGTAATCGAAAAAATTTCATAAAAAACCTCTTCTCGTGATTTTCTCTAGTTTACCAAAAAATACTAAAGAAAAGCTCAAGAAAAGGTTAAAAAAGTTCATTTTGGCGATTGATATTTCTAAATGCTAATTCATTTTTAAATACTAACGGTTTTGTTTGCAGTTTTTCGAGTAATGCACGAACTTTGTGCTGTTCGTTTTGTAATAAGTTATATAGAATTTCCGGAGAGAAGGGAACATTTGAGACTAAATAGTGACTTGCTTGTGCCGTTTTAGCAAAGTGATTAGGATGAGCCTCCAGTCGTTCGATTTCTTTCGCAGTTAAAAACGGCATATCGACAGGAAGAATGAGGAAGTTCGCTTTTTGATATGCCTTTGCATGAATCATCACCGCATAAATTCCACCAAGCGGGCCAAAATCACTGAATTCTATTTGATCGGGAATGACCTGAACATTTGACTGATGTCGAAAAATAGCAACTAATTTTTGATAATTTTCATGATTTGCGGAAACAAATACCAATTCACAGAATGGCATTAATTTACTTACAGTAAGCTCTACCCAAGTTTTCCCAGTTGCCTCATCCTGGAAAAATGCTTTTGGTTCTCCAAACCGATTAGAACGCCCGCCAGCTAATACAATACCAACATTATTGTTTTCTTTTTTCAAGTCGACCATCTCTCATTACTAAAATTTCTTCCGTCATCATTTCTGCTTCAGAGGCATAGTGTGTCACAAAAATAACCGGAATATGAAAATCTTTAGCCATTTGACCAACTAATTTCATACAAATTAAACGGGTTTCTTCATCGAGTCCATTAAAAGGTTCATCTAGTAAAAGTAAATTCGGCTCGGTAATCATCGCTCTAGCCATTGCAACGCGTTGTTTCTCACCACCAGAGAGTTTTTGAACAGAAGAGTAAAGCAAGTGAGAAATTTGCAGATAATCACTCATTTTTCTTACTTGTTGTTGAATTTCAGCTTGTTCTTTTTTCTTCTTTTTTTTCACTTTTAAACCAAAAGCAATATTTTCGTAAACGTTCATATTTGGAAATAAAGCAAGGTTTTGAAATAAATAACCCACTTTGCGCTCTGTGACTGGAAGATGTAACGAAATAGTGGAATCATCCCACGGAGTTCCGTCAAATTCAATAATTCCACCGTCAATGCTTTTTAAGCCACTGACACATTGAAATAGCGTTGATTTTCCTGAACCACTTGCGCCCATCATAGCAGTAACTGGTTTTTCAAAAGTATAATCAATATTTAAATCATGAAAAGGAAGTTTTTTATGAAATTGTAATCGTAACATTTTACATCCCCCTCGTTAAATTGCTTTGTCTAACGGTTAACACATGGATGACAAGTAGTGCAAAAACGCCAATAATGACATTAATTAGCCCAAGATAAATTGCTGTTTGCATATCGCCTTGTTGAACCATAAAGTAAATACTTGAAGCAATCGTATCGGTTTTTCCTTCAATATAACCAGCCACCATCAAGCTTGCTCCAAATTCGCCCATCGCGCGGCAAAAACTAAGCAATACGCCAGCTAAAATGGGTTGCCAACAATTGGGTAAAATAACTTTAGCGAAAATTTGTTTTTTATTGGCTGAGAGTGTTTCAGCTGCCCATACAAGTTCGTGATCAATGGATAAAAATGCTGATTTCAGCCCTTGATACATAATTGGTAAAATAATAATCGTTGTTGCAACAATAGCTCCAATAAGGGAAAAAATAAAACTAAAATGAAAAGCCTCCCAAAGCTTGCCACCAATAAAATCATTGCGTCCGAGGACATTTAGTAATACTAAACCCACCACAGTTGGCGGTAGAACTAGTGGAAGTAAAATTAAAACTTCTACTAATAATTGCACACGCGATTTGCGACCAGAAAAATAATAACTTAATGGAAGCATAGTTATAAAAGCTAGAAATGTAGAAATAGTGGCAACAAGTAATGTATGCCATACAGATGTAAACATAAAACTCCTCCTGAAAAATCCCATTAATACTTCTATTTATTATCGTTCTCTCTGGTATAAAATGTCAAACTTAAGTACAATATAACTAACTAAAAAGGGGGATTAATGATGAAAAAAGTAGTTTTAATTTTAAGTTGTGGATTATTACTAATTTTGGCTGCATGCAGTGATACGCCCGGTGAAACTAAAAAAACTACCATACATATTTCAGCGGCAGCAAGTTTAAAAGATACGATGGATGACATAAAACCTCTTTTTGAAAAAGCACATCCTACCATTAAATTATCTTTTGACTTTGGTGGCTCTGGACAAATTCGCGAACGAGTGGAAAGCGGAGCACCAATCGATGGTATCCTTTTAGCAAGTAAAAAAGATGCAGATACATTAAGTAAACAAAAATTAGCAAAAGACACAAAAGAATTTGCGGGAAATGAATTAGTTCTAATTGAACCAAAAGATACAACTCAAATAAAAGGAGCAAGCTTGGAGCAATTACTAGATAACGCGGATAAAATTGCCATTGGTGACCCTGAATCTGTTCCCGCTGGTGCTTATGCCAAGCAAACACTAGAAAATTTAAATCTTTATAATACCGAAAAAGCAAAACTTGTTCTTGCAACGGATGTTCGTCAAGTTTTATCATATGTAGAAGCCGGTAATGCCGATGCAGGTTTTGTTTATCAAACAGATGCGGAGTTAAGCAAAAAAGTACAAGTGAAAGAGAAGATTGATGAGAATCTTCATGAACCAATCGCCTATTATAGTGCACAAGTAATGGGTTCCAATAAAAATGAAGCTACCAAAACATTCCTTGATTATATGAATAAATCAGAAGCACAAAAAACTCTCGAAAAATACGGATTTAAAGCAACAAAGTAGTAAGGAGTCGCTTTACTTTTTAAAATAAGAAAACTCCTGTATATTGGTACTAAAGAAAACGCATACATGATTTGTAGAAGGGAAGTGCGCCCAGTTGATTGAAAAACGAAATACCATAAGTGTGGAGCAAGCCAGAGAAGTATTATGTAACCAAATAACGCATCTTCCAGTAGAAAGAAAAATCGTAACAGAAGCATTAAATCAAGTTTTACAAGAGCCTGTTTTTGCCCCATTTCCTGCTCCTTATTTTAGACGTTCTGGTTATGATGGGTTTGCAATTACAGAAGCAGATGACGGGAATTATCCAATTAGACTACATGTTGTTGCAGAAGTTCCTTGTGGAAAAACATATGATAAACCATTAAATCCAGGAGAAACGGTCCGAATAATGACTGGGGCAAAAGTGCCTGATAACGCAGCAAAAATTATTATGCTTGAACAATCAAGAAATGCTGATAAAGAAAACGAAATTATTCTTATTAATACACAAAAGTCTAGTAACATTACAGAAATTGGTGCAGAGTTTGCGAAAGGCGATTTGCTGCTAGATCGTGGCCATATTTTGAATGCTGGATCAATAAGTTTATTGTCCTCATTTGGAATTCATGAAGTGCAAGTAATAAAAAAACCTAAAGTTGCAATTTTATCTACAGGTAGTGAACTCATTTCTGCTGGAAATCCGCTTCCTGATGGCAAAATTTACAATAGTAATCAGCCGCTTCTTGAGAACTTATTAAAAGTACATCATGCAGAAATTTGTGTCGCCGAACAATTACCTGACAACTATGAAGATACAAAAAAACGCTTGCTGGAACTGACAGAAATAGCTGATTTAATTATTACAACTGGCGGTGTTTCTGTAGGGGATTATGACTTTATGGCCGATATCGCGAAACAAGAAGCGGAATTACTTTTTAATAAAATTCAAATGCGACCAGGCAGTCCGACAACTGGAATGTGGTTGAATCAGACGCTTATTATTGCTCTTTCTGGAAATCCAGGGGCTTGCTTTACAGGTTTTTACTTGTTAGTAGAGCCTGTATTAGCAACTTTAATGGGAAAAGATACAACGGCGACTACCAAAGTGCGTGCTAAGATGGCGAGTGACTATACGAAAAATAATGGTTATGATCGTTTTTTACGCGGGACGTATCGTTTATCAGACGAAGGGGAATATTTGGTTGATTTGGTAGGTAGCGACATGTCTAGTGCACTCGGAAACCTTCATCTTACTACCTGTTTATTTAAAATCCCACGAGGGCAAGTTGGAAAATTCAAAGGAGAAGAGGTCGAAGCATGGCTACTATCCTCCAAGTAATCGGTTTTAAAAACAGTGGTAAAACAACTTTAATAAATGCACTTATTAAAGCTAGTCATAAAGAAAACTATACGGTTTCTGCCATCAAACATGATGCGCATGATTTTTCTGTGGATCATGTGGGAACGGATTCATATTCTTTTCAAGAAAGCGGTGCAGACGCTGTTGTTATAGCAAATTCTAGGCAATATGCTGTGATGGAACAAACTGGTATCGATTTAAAAGAAGCTATCCAAAAACTACCAGAATCAGATATTATTCTCATAGAAGGATACAAAGAAGGTCCTTTTCCAAAAATTATTTTAATTCGTGAAAAAGCCGAAATCGAACTTTTAAAAAACAGTAAAGCTGTTCATAAAATCGCGACATATAATCCCGCGCTAAAAGAAGAAGCGATTTTTATTGGAGATGAGCAAACTTTAATTACATTTGCGGAAACGTTAATCAAGGAGTTTTTACAATGAAATATGTAGCATTGCAACATGAAAAAATAGAAATCGGCTCACTTTCTGAAAAACTAATCAATAAAAATCATGGTGGGGTGAACCTGTTTATTGGAACGATTCGAGAATGGACTGGCGAAATTCAAACAGAAGAAATTCGTTACACTTCCTACGAAAAAATGGCGCTCAAAGAACTAAACAAGTTGGCTACAGAAGTTGAAGAGAAGTGGGGAGCAGATGTTGTTATCGTTCACCGGCTGGGAGTTTTGCAAATAACAGATATCGCTGTATTTATTGGGGTATCAACTCCACACCGTGCAGCTTGCTATGAAGGTTCCAGATATATTATTGAACGTTTAAAAGAACGTGTGCCTATATGGAAAGAAGAAAAAGATGTAGATAAGACAAGGTGGGGTGGCATAAATGCTAACAACAGTTAAATTTTTTGCTTTTTTGGCCGAGAAGACACATAAAACAGAAGTGAAATTGAATTTGCAACAATGTCAAACAGTTGGTGAGGTTAGGGAAGTCATTAGTAGTGAATTTCCTGAAATAGCTGTGGATCTGGCGACATGTATGCTAGCTGTCAACATGGAATTTCAACAAGATCAGGATATGTTGCCAAAAGAAATAACAGAAATTGCTGTTATTCCGCCAGTTAGCGGTGGATAAGGAGGATATCGAATGGAAAAAGATGATTTAACCCACTTTAACGATGAAAAACGTGCGAAAATGGTGGATGTAACGAGTAAATCAGAAACGAAACGACGCGCAATCGCTAGAGCTACTATACATATGAATGAAGAAACATTAGCGCGTATCCATGCTGGTAAAATTGCTAAAGGAGATGTTCTAGCTGTTGCACAAGTAGCTGGTATCATGGCGGCAAAAAAAACAAGCGAGCTGATTCCAATGTGTCACCCGATTATGACAACAAAAGCAGATATTTCTTTTGAAGATGATGGAAATACGGCGCTAACTATTACTTCAGAAGTTGTGACTGTAGGGAAAACGGGTGTAGAAATGGAAGCACTCACTGCAGTCACCATTGCTGCATTAACTATTTACGATATGTGTAAAGCCATGGATAAAGGTATGCGCATTGAAAAAACCTATTTAGTTGAAAAAACAGGTGGGAAAAGTGGTACATTTAAAGCAGAAGCGTAACTATTTTGTAGGATAGGAGTTTTGTTTTATGCAATTATTAAAGGATAAATTTGGGCGGGTACACGATTATATACGCATTTCAGTAACGGATCGCTGTAATTTAAGGTGTGTGTATTGTATGCCCGAAGAAGGCCTGACATTTTTGCCCCATGAGAAAGTACTATCCAAAGATGAAATTGTCAGTTTTATGGAGCTAATGGTACAATTTGGCATTAAAAAAGTACGTATTACTGGTGGAGAACCGCTACTTAGAACCGATATTGTAGAAATTGTTCGTGGGCTTGGAGCAATTCCTGAAATAGAAGATATTTCCATTACAACGAATGCGATGTATTTGGCAAAAAAAGCAGAAGCACTTAAAGAAGCTGGACTTACACGCGTAAATATTAGTTTGGATTCATTACATGCAGATCGTTTTCAAGCAATTACACGCGGCGGAAGATTGCAAAAAGTACTTGATGGTATTCAAAAAGCAGAAGAGGTTGGGCTGTTCCCAATTAAACTCAATGTTGTTTTAATCAAAGGGCAAAACGATGACGAAATAACTGATTTTCTCAAGTTTACTAAAGATAAAGATATTAATATTCGCTTTATTGAATATATGCCAATTGGTCACGCAGGTACGAGCTGGAAAGAAAAATATTTGCCGCTAGATACAATTTTTGAAGCGTGTGATGCGATTGGTTTTGAATATGAAGCAGTTGATTCTATTCGTGGAAATGGTCCTTCTGAAAATTTCCGAATTAAAGGAGCGAAAGGGACTTTTGGTGTGATTCATCCAGTTAGCTCCCATTTTTGTGACAGCTGTAATCGACTCCGACTCACAGCAGATGGGTATATCAAAGCATGTCTATATTGGGATGAGGAAATGAACATTCGCCCATTTATACATGAGCCTGTGAAACTCATGCAACTCGTGCAAAAAGCAATTGATAATAAACCAGAAAATCATGAAATGGCACTCAAATTACAAGATGAGGTTCAATCTAATAAGCCAACTTGGCGACGTATGAGTCAAATTGGTGGATAAAATAAAACATCCGGCGCAAATTTCGGCCGGATGTTTTATTTTTGTCGTTCTGCTATTAAATGTGGTAATTCAGGTATAATCAATTTTTCCATAGCGAGTTTGCAAGCATTACTTGAACCCGGTAATGCAAAAATCAGTAATCCATTTTCTGAAAAACCTGCGAACGCACGAGATACCATTGCTCGGCTGCCAACTTCTTCATAACTTAGCATCCGAAAAATTTCGCCAAAACCCGGGATTTCTTGCTGAATAGTTGCAAATAGCGCTTCATACGTAATATCGCGCCTAGCAATCCCTGTACCACCATTAGTAATTAAACAAAAGGAACCATTAGTTGCTAAGTCGTTCATTTTTTGTTTAATGAGGGCAGCATCATCAGGAACGATAACCCTTGAAATCACTTGATGCCCTGCCAATTCTAACTGTGATTGAATCAATCTGCCACTAGTATCTGTTGTTAAATTTCGTGTATCGCTAATCGTTAAAATGCTACATGTGACCTTAATAAAAGCCTTTTGTTCCATAACTGCCTCCTTTAATTGAAAAATAGTTGATACGTTTTTTTCGCTTCCGCTAAATTTTCTGTTCCGTGAAGTAAAACACGACCATTTTTAAAGATAACAAATTGGAACTTTTTGTATTTGAAACTAAGTAAAGCCGGATTTTCTTTATAAGTAATTTTTTGTTCTGCTAGCAGTTGTTTGATTTCGCGGTAGTTGCTTTTATTTGGCAAGCGAAATTGTACTGTATCCCGTCCGCAAAGAGCTACCGTTTGCTCGGAGAAAGGAACTTCCGAAAGGCTTTTTTCGGATGTGCAACCAGGACAATCGGGACGTTTTGGGACTTCAATCGACTGAAAAGTAAACTGCCAATTATCTAGTTGATAGTATGTATTTGCTTTGAAATCAGGATTTATAATCATTTGCGTAAGTAAGGAAACTTGCATCCCAGCTACTATCGGAATTAACGCGCCGTCTACACCTATAATATCGCAGCTAGCAGTATTTGTTTGTGGGATATCCCCAAGTAAACAATGCAAACAAGCAGAATCCGGAGGGACGATTGGCATAAGGTTAGCATAATTGCCTGCGCAAGAAGTGAAAATCCAAGGAATCTGATTGATTAAACAAAATTGATTCAAAAAATTACGCGTCATAAAATTATCTGTACAGTCCAGTATATAATCCACTTTTTGTGCAAAAGGGGTTAGGCTAATCATATTAGCATCATCGACCAAATAATCTATTTTGATGTTGCTATTAATCAGGCGCAAAGCTTTCTGTGCTGCGTAGGCTTTTGCCTGTTTCTCTAAGGCATCTTTTTCTGTGAAAAGCGATTGTCGTTGTAAATTACTTAGCTCCACATAATCACGATCAATGAGAATCAATTCTCCAAAGCCCATTCGTGCGCAAATTTCTGCTGCATAAGAACCAATTGCACCAACACCCACAATCAAAATGGTTTTTGAAAGCAATGTTTCTTGCCCTTTTTTACCAATATTCGCGCCTCGCATTTGTCTATCGTAGCGTTCCAAGTTTTTCACCTTCCTTCCCATTTTATTTTACCAGAAAATCCACTAAACAAGTATGTGGGAGATTTAAAACAAAAAACCACAGGAGATTATTCCTGTGGCTGGTTAATTTTTAGCCAAATACATCTACATCAGGTGGTAAGTAGGATGGATTTTCTTTATTAATGTGATCATAAAACATAATACCGTTCAAATGATCAATTTCGTGTTGAACAACAATTGCTGGATAATCTTTAAAACGCAATTTAAGCGGTATTCCGTTTTCATCAAAAGCATCAATTGTTACACGTTCGCTACGCACAACATATCCTGGAACTTCTCGGTCGACAGAAAGACAACCCTCACCACCAGAAAGACAAGCTTGCTGAACAGAATGACTACGGATTTTTGGATTATAAAGCACATAACTATAAAGACGATCTTTTTCATCGTGTACATGAATAGCTAAGATACGTTTTGTTACAGCGAGTTGTGGAGCAGCAATTCCAACACCACCACGCAAACCATATTTTTCCGCTAACTCTTCATCTTGACTATTAATTAGAAACTCGAGCATGTCGTGCCCTAATTTTTTTTCTTCATCTGAAAGCGGGAAAGTCACTTCTGACGCAACTTCGCGAAGTGCGGGATGACCTTCTCGTACAATATCGTCCATTGTAAGCATGATT comes from the Listeria welshimeri serovar 6b str. SLCC5334 genome and includes:
- a CDS encoding DUF817 domain-containing protein, which translates into the protein MKFFRLLWIFTWKQALCCIFPGIIFLSLALTKLINLPFIPRYDLLLIICLLTQILLIKFGLETWDELKVIMVFHVIGLVLEVYKVHMGSWSYPDDGLMKIAGVPLYSGFMYSSIASYICQAWKRFDLKMTNWPNIWLITALCVTIYGNFFTHHFIIDFRWVLIVLVLLLFRKTYVYFKVSATQLKMPLSLSFLCIAFFIYLAENIASFYGAWAYPDQLVEWRPVHVSKITSWYLLVIISIIIVAQLKFIKQKLEKTTVTTKNEATLK
- a CDS encoding molybdenum cofactor guanylyltransferase, with product MKKENNNVGIVLAGGRSNRFGEPKAFFQDEATGKTWVELTVSKLMPFCELVFVSANHENYQKLVAIFRHQSNVQVIPDQIEFSDFGPLGGIYAVMIHAKAYQKANFLILPVDMPFLTAKEIERLEAHPNHFAKTAQASHYLVSNVPFSPEILYNLLQNEQHKVRALLEKLQTKPLVFKNELAFRNINRQNELF
- a CDS encoding ATP-binding cassette domain-containing protein; translated protein: MLRLQFHKKLPFHDLNIDYTFEKPVTAMMGASGSGKSTLFQCVSGLKSIDGGIIEFDGTPWDDSTISLHLPVTERKVGYLFQNLALFPNMNVYENIAFGLKVKKKKKKEQAEIQQQVRKMSDYLQISHLLYSSVQKLSGGEKQRVAMARAMITEPNLLLLDEPFNGLDEETRLICMKLVGQMAKDFHIPVIFVTHYASEAEMMTEEILVMRDGRLEKRKQ
- a CDS encoding molybdate ABC transporter permease subunit, whose product is MFTSVWHTLLVATISTFLAFITMLPLSYYFSGRKSRVQLLVEVLILLPLVLPPTVVGLVLLNVLGRNDFIGGKLWEAFHFSFIFSLIGAIVATTIIILPIMYQGLKSAFLSIDHELVWAAETLSANKKQIFAKVILPNCWQPILAGVLLSFCRAMGEFGASLMVAGYIEGKTDTIASSIYFMVQQGDMQTAIYLGLINVIIGVFALLVIHVLTVRQSNLTRGM
- the modA gene encoding molybdate ABC transporter substrate-binding protein; the protein is MKKVVLILSCGLLLILAACSDTPGETKKTTIHISAAASLKDTMDDIKPLFEKAHPTIKLSFDFGGSGQIRERVESGAPIDGILLASKKDADTLSKQKLAKDTKEFAGNELVLIEPKDTTQIKGASLEQLLDNADKIAIGDPESVPAGAYAKQTLENLNLYNTEKAKLVLATDVRQVLSYVEAGNADAGFVYQTDAELSKKVQVKEKIDENLHEPIAYYSAQVMGSNKNEATKTFLDYMNKSEAQKTLEKYGFKATK
- a CDS encoding molybdopterin molybdotransferase MoeA, producing the protein MIEKRNTISVEQAREVLCNQITHLPVERKIVTEALNQVLQEPVFAPFPAPYFRRSGYDGFAITEADDGNYPIRLHVVAEVPCGKTYDKPLNPGETVRIMTGAKVPDNAAKIIMLEQSRNADKENEIILINTQKSSNITEIGAEFAKGDLLLDRGHILNAGSISLLSSFGIHEVQVIKKPKVAILSTGSELISAGNPLPDGKIYNSNQPLLENLLKVHHAEICVAEQLPDNYEDTKKRLLELTEIADLIITTGGVSVGDYDFMADIAKQEAELLFNKIQMRPGSPTTGMWLNQTLIIALSGNPGACFTGFYLLVEPVLATLMGKDTTATTKVRAKMASDYTKNNGYDRFLRGTYRLSDEGEYLVDLVGSDMSSALGNLHLTTCLFKIPRGQVGKFKGEEVEAWLLSSK
- the mobB gene encoding molybdopterin-guanine dinucleotide biosynthesis protein B; translation: MATILQVIGFKNSGKTTLINALIKASHKENYTVSAIKHDAHDFSVDHVGTDSYSFQESGADAVVIANSRQYAVMEQTGIDLKEAIQKLPESDIILIEGYKEGPFPKIILIREKAEIELLKNSKAVHKIATYNPALKEEAIFIGDEQTLITFAETLIKEFLQ
- a CDS encoding molybdenum cofactor biosynthesis protein MoaE, with the translated sequence MKYVALQHEKIEIGSLSEKLINKNHGGVNLFIGTIREWTGEIQTEEIRYTSYEKMALKELNKLATEVEEKWGADVVIVHRLGVLQITDIAVFIGVSTPHRAACYEGSRYIIERLKERVPIWKEEKDVDKTRWGGINANNS
- the moaD gene encoding molybdopterin converting factor subunit 1; amino-acid sequence: MLTTVKFFAFLAEKTHKTEVKLNLQQCQTVGEVREVISSEFPEIAVDLATCMLAVNMEFQQDQDMLPKEITEIAVIPPVSGG
- the moaC gene encoding cyclic pyranopterin monophosphate synthase MoaC produces the protein MEKDDLTHFNDEKRAKMVDVTSKSETKRRAIARATIHMNEETLARIHAGKIAKGDVLAVAQVAGIMAAKKTSELIPMCHPIMTTKADISFEDDGNTALTITSEVVTVGKTGVEMEALTAVTIAALTIYDMCKAMDKGMRIEKTYLVEKTGGKSGTFKAEA
- the moaA gene encoding GTP 3',8-cyclase MoaA, with translation MQLLKDKFGRVHDYIRISVTDRCNLRCVYCMPEEGLTFLPHEKVLSKDEIVSFMELMVQFGIKKVRITGGEPLLRTDIVEIVRGLGAIPEIEDISITTNAMYLAKKAEALKEAGLTRVNISLDSLHADRFQAITRGGRLQKVLDGIQKAEEVGLFPIKLNVVLIKGQNDDEITDFLKFTKDKDINIRFIEYMPIGHAGTSWKEKYLPLDTIFEACDAIGFEYEAVDSIRGNGPSENFRIKGAKGTFGVIHPVSSHFCDSCNRLRLTADGYIKACLYWDEEMNIRPFIHEPVKLMQLVQKAIDNKPENHEMALKLQDEVQSNKPTWRRMSQIGG
- a CDS encoding molybdenum cofactor biosynthesis protein B, producing MEQKAFIKVTCSILTISDTRNLTTDTSGRLIQSQLELAGHQVISRVIVPDDAALIKQKMNDLATNGSFCLITNGGTGIARRDITYEALFATIQQEIPGFGEIFRMLSYEEVGSRAMVSRAFAGFSENGLLIFALPGSSNACKLAMEKLIIPELPHLIAERQK
- a CDS encoding ThiF family adenylyltransferase; its protein translation is MERYDRQMRGANIGKKGQETLLSKTILIVGVGAIGSYAAEICARMGFGELILIDRDYVELSNLQRQSLFTEKDALEKQAKAYAAQKALRLINSNIKIDYLVDDANMISLTPFAQKVDYILDCTDNFMTRNFLNQFCLINQIPWIFTSCAGNYANLMPIVPPDSACLHCLLGDIPQTNTASCDIIGVDGALIPIVAGMQVSLLTQMIINPDFKANTYYQLDNWQFTFQSIEVPKRPDCPGCTSEKSLSEVPFSEQTVALCGRDTVQFRLPNKSNYREIKQLLAEQKITYKENPALLSFKYKKFQFVIFKNGRVLLHGTENLAEAKKTYQLFFN
- the def gene encoding peptide deformylase produces the protein MLTMDDIVREGHPALREVASEVTFPLSDEEKKLGHDMLEFLINSQDEELAEKYGLRGGVGIAAPQLAVTKRILAIHVHDEKDRLYSYVLYNPKIRSHSVQQACLSGGEGCLSVDREVPGYVVRSERVTIDAFDENGIPLKLRFKDYPAIVVQHEIDHLNGIMFYDHINKENPSYLPPDVDVFG